The following DNA comes from Cellulophaga sp. HaHa_2_95.
GACAACACCTTATTATTCACAGTTTCTCAAGAAGAGACTGATTATGATGATGTGTACGGATACGATGATTACGATTATGACTATGCAGAAGATGCCGCTGTAGCTGTAGAAGAAGCAGTAGACGCTGCAGAAGCTACCTATCCTATATTGAGTTTCGATCAAACTACCTATAATTTCGGAACCATTAAAGAGGGTGATATTGTAGAGCACACGTTTAATTTTGTAAATACAGGATCTTCTTCTTTGGTTATTTCAGATGCTAAAGCTAGTTGTGGTTGTACGGTTCCTAGTTTTTCTTCAGAAGAAATTGAGCCAGGGGCGTCAGGAACTATTTCTGTAAAGTTTGACAGTTCTAATAAGAGTGGTAGCCAAAGTAAAACAGTGACGATTACAGCCAATACGGAGAATGAAGTGGAAAGATTATACATCAAAGGTATGATCACGGAAGACGGCGTTGCCGAAGTTGAAGAGGTAATAGAAATTGTAGAAGATATTTATGAAACGGAAATAGAAGAAACGGTAATAGAATCTACGGAATATGATGATTCTAGTTACTACAATGACGATTATTATGCGGAGCAAGATAGAAAGCGTGAGATAAGAGAAGCTAAGAGAGCTGAAAAAAGAAAAGAAGCTATGGCTTCTGTTATAGAAAAAGCAAAAGCAACGCTTAAAGGTAATTATGCAGAAGGAAGTATTTTAAAAAATACTTCTTATCTAAAAAGTGTAGGTACAGGAAAAGATGAAGCAACGCTATGGGTTAATGATTTTACAGCCATTTATAATGATGCTATTCCTTCTTATTTTGGAAGTGGCTATTATGGTAGTAACCCTTATGAAATGTTCAATTTAGAAAGGTTGTACGGCGGAATGTCATTGACTTCAAAATTAAATTTTGATGATACCAATGCATCGATCAAAACATCGTATACGATGAATGATGAAATGGCGCAGTACCATAAAGACATGTATAATGGAAAAATGAATAGCAATTTCTATAAGTATTTTAATGAAGATACGATGCAAGGCTATTTTTCAGTCAACACAAGCACAGAAGGTACTTTAAAGGCATATCCTAAATTGGTAGATGCGATGTTTGAAGGTGTAGAAAAAGAACATTTAGAAGATTTTGTTCCTATTGCAACACGTTTGGTATCTATTTTATTAGACGAAGAAGCTATTGCTAAAGTAGTTCGTGGAGATATGTTATTGGTGATGAATGGTATAGAAAATGTTGAAGTGACCTATACTACATATGATTATGATGAAAATTATGAAAGTGTAGAGGTGACCAAAACAAAGACAGAGCCTATTCCCAAATTTATTTTGATGGTTACTTCAGAAGAGAAAGAAATCTTTAACCGTATCATGCGAATTGGGATAAAAGAAGGGGCAGTAACTGCAGAAAATGGGTTCTACCAAGTTGAAATTCCTGACGCACCATTTAAAGTAAACATGCTTTTTAAGGATAATACCTTATTAATTAGTAACTCTAAGGCAGATATTACAGCAATGAGTAATGGTACTTATAATGCCAAGGTTTCAGGAAGACATAAAAAACTTATTTCTAAAAATTCTGGAAGTATTTATGTAAATGGTAAAACTATTACGAGAGATATTCCAGGAGACATGATTCCTAATGCGTATAAAGAAAAATTAAATTACATTTCAGATAATGTAGAAGATGCTACATTTAAAGTAAGTAAGATGAAGGGTAATGTTCTTGAAGGTGAAATGATTTTAAATACACCAGAAGGAAAAGGGCATAAGAATAGCTTGGCTTATTTCTTAAATATGATTGATGCTTTAATAGATTAAATTAATACAGCAATTCATGAAAAAGTTTTTAAAAATCACCTTATCATTGCTAGGAATAGCAGTGATAGGGTATTTTATTTATGTGCAGTATCAGAAATCGGCCTCGTTAAAAAATCGCATTCATGAAAATGCAGAGAGTGTGCTAAAAGTTGGCTTGCATGATTTTCAAAAAACTATTTTGGTAGATGCTTTGTCTTCTCCTATGTTTTATTGGGATAATGTTGATTTTTCAAGTAGCTCAAAAGACAATGAGGATAAAAAAGAAGATAAGAAAGGGATAAACCTCAAACCTTATTCCCTCGTTTTCTATACCATGAAAGAGGTGAAAAATACCTTGTTTACCACCCTGCCAATCAAAGATTCAGAAGCTTTTAATGCTTATGCTTTAGCCTATTTAACAGCTAAGAAAATTACAGTTATTGAGGGTGATTATACCTATGCCTTAGATGAAAAAACAAAAATCATATATGCGTGGAATAATGAGAATCTTGCAATAGCCTATGCTCCCAAAAAATCATTTGAATTATGCAAACCTGTTTTTGACGATGTTCTTTTAAGTAAAAAGCTTATCTCAGATACAGACCATCCTTATTTAAAACACTTAATAGCAGCAGATGATCATGTTACATATGTGAAAGATAGCAGTGTTGTTCATTTAAATTTTAATGATGGGAACGCTTATTTATCTGGCGTTTTGTATACGGCACAGCCTAATGAGTTTAATGAGTCTATGAAATACGTAGCTACTCCGGAAGCATCCTTACTGTTGTATCTAGATGCCAATTTTTCTAATACGGCTCGCAAAGAAAGTGTAACCGATTTGTTAAAAGATTTTTCGTTTTTCGAGAAAAATAATATAGAAGTAGACTCCTTGGTAGCTAAATCTACAGGTGTCGTAAGTTTGGCGGTAAAAGGTACTACTCTGCAAACAGACAGTATTGTTACCTATGAGTATGATGATAATTTTGATAAGGTAGCCACTGTTGCGCTACAAAAGAAAGAGGCGCCGTCTATTTTTCTAAA
Coding sequences within:
- a CDS encoding DUF1573 domain-containing protein — translated: MKKVLLFTSLCFATLVASAQDLITKVPKNASVVIALKGKNITNLVSISEFENSKIGKMFIKQLSRKTDGAVVDLETLGINLSENFYYFMETQEGMFTHNFLVPLNDKRGFFSLLSEHQKEGVQYDGDFAYIVDDYDNMVTMWNDNTLLFTVSQEETDYDDVYGYDDYDYDYAEDAAVAVEEAVDAAEATYPILSFDQTTYNFGTIKEGDIVEHTFNFVNTGSSSLVISDAKASCGCTVPSFSSEEIEPGASGTISVKFDSSNKSGSQSKTVTITANTENEVERLYIKGMITEDGVAEVEEVIEIVEDIYETEIEETVIESTEYDDSSYYNDDYYAEQDRKREIREAKRAEKRKEAMASVIEKAKATLKGNYAEGSILKNTSYLKSVGTGKDEATLWVNDFTAIYNDAIPSYFGSGYYGSNPYEMFNLERLYGGMSLTSKLNFDDTNASIKTSYTMNDEMAQYHKDMYNGKMNSNFYKYFNEDTMQGYFSVNTSTEGTLKAYPKLVDAMFEGVEKEHLEDFVPIATRLVSILLDEEAIAKVVRGDMLLVMNGIENVEVTYTTYDYDENYESVEVTKTKTEPIPKFILMVTSEEKEIFNRIMRIGIKEGAVTAENGFYQVEIPDAPFKVNMLFKDNTLLISNSKADITAMSNGTYNAKVSGRHKKLISKNSGSIYVNGKTITRDIPGDMIPNAYKEKLNYISDNVEDATFKVSKMKGNVLEGEMILNTPEGKGHKNSLAYFLNMIDALID